A region of Moorena producens PAL-8-15-08-1 DNA encodes the following proteins:
- a CDS encoding CHAT domain-containing protein, with translation MAKITGLKALYNKLFRAHVTPSDLELAIEAYQLALSVYTKKDFPIDWASTQTNLGAAYRGRIRGDRALNLELAIEAFQLALSVRTKSDLPQDWATTQNNLGNAYLYRIRGDRALNLELAIEAFQQALSVRTKEDLPQDWASTQTNLGNAYLYRIHDDRPLNLEKAIEANHLALSVHTKQNFPIQWAITQNNLGVAYRERIRGDRALNLELAIEAFKLALSIRTKQNFRIDWATTQNNLGNAYLSRIRDDKALNVEKAIVAFKLALSVYTKQDFRINWAGIQSNLGNTYCDRISGKRAKNLKKAIAAYQLGLSVYTKQDFPIEWAMTQNNLGLAYSTRISGKRAKNLKKAIAAYQLALEVYTLEADPINCLRTSRNLGNLHFTQGNWQPAINAYEQGITAVEISRSSASTDQSRQEIMSMAIDVYHKLVQAYINIEQNDKAIETVERSKARDLVQLLTNRDLYPKGNVPQGIITELDQLRRNIPSLEKQLQVVFEKLSGNSDDKQQQQRQSLEESRKQLQQELQQSRQQLDQVLKQINDNYDSSFSLTQTVETIPFRDIQSLIDPGTAMIEWYVTRDNILTFIVTSHNQQPIVVSSSTEKLERLEKWDKDYTNAYRDNKDPWIKTLSSRLEKLATILDIDNIISEIDGIFEKQGGKCDRLILVPHRFLHLFPLHALPLSQGNLLIDRFERGVSYAPSSQLLKLTKEQHRPNFNHLFAIQNPTRSEAKPLPGSKLEVEKIRQYFDPNHSIVLAEADATEAKLNQNIKQLRSAHCVHFSCHGKFEPKSPLESALLLADADLTLYKIFKFDLNQCRIVVFSACETGMTLSSNEEEDTSLPSGLDEYIGLPSGFLYAGSPSVVSTLWTVDPLATALLVIKFYKNLKRLPTLGDGDVSTALVNAQFWLRTLHSKTLARIQESQQFQGLMAEIFENNKRNRRKFNDLLYAAINLPDRQPYPFANPYYWAASVAIGA, from the coding sequence TTGGCTAAGATAACCGGCCTCAAAGCCTTATATAATAAGCTTTTCAGGGCTCATGTTACCCCCTCAGATCTAGAACTTGCTATTGAAGCATACCAACTAGCCTTGTCAGTTTATACCAAAAAAGACTTCCCCATTGATTGGGCATCAACTCAAACCAACCTGGGTGCTGCCTACCGTGGAAGAATCCGTGGCGACAGGGCATTGAATCTAGAACTTGCTATTGAAGCATTCCAACTAGCATTGTCAGTTCGCACCAAATCAGACTTACCCCAAGATTGGGCAACGACTCAAAACAACCTGGGCAATGCCTACCTTTACAGAATCCGTGGCGACAGGGCATTGAATCTAGAACTTGCTATTGAAGCATTCCAACAAGCCTTGTCAGTTCGCACCAAAGAAGACTTACCCCAAGATTGGGCATCAACTCAAACCAACCTGGGCAATGCCTACCTTTACAGAATTCATGACGACAGGCCATTGAATCTGGAAAAAGCCATTGAAGCAAACCACTTAGCCTTGTCAGTTCACACCAAACAAAACTTCCCCATCCAGTGGGCAATCACTCAAAACAACCTGGGTGTTGCCTACCGTGAAAGAATCCGTGGCGACAGGGCATTGAATCTAGAACTTGCTATTGAAGCATTCAAACTAGCTTTGTCCATTCGCACCAAACAAAACTTCCGCATCGATTGGGCTACCACTCAAAACAACCTGGGCAATGCCTACCTTTCCAGAATCCGCGATGACAAGGCATTGAATGTCGAAAAAGCGATTGTTGCATTCAAACTAGCCTTATCAGTTTACACCAAACAAGACTTCCGCATCAATTGGGCAGGGATTCAAAGCAACCTGGGCAATACCTACTGTGACAGAATCAGTGGCAAGAGGGCTAAGAATCTGAAAAAAGCGATTGCTGCATACCAACTAGGCTTGTCAGTTTACACCAAACAAGACTTCCCTATTGAGTGGGCAATGACTCAAAACAACCTGGGCCTTGCCTACAGTACAAGAATCAGTGGCAAGAGGGCTAAAAATCTGAAAAAAGCGATTGCTGCATACCAACTAGCATTAGAAGTTTACACCCTGGAAGCCGATCCGATTAACTGTCTCCGAACTTCCCGCAACTTAGGCAACCTCCACTTCACCCAAGGTAACTGGCAACCCGCCATCAATGCCTACGAACAAGGAATCACAGCAGTCGAAATCAGTCGCAGTTCGGCAAGCACCGATCAAAGTCGCCAAGAGATTATGTCAATGGCAATTGACGTTTATCACAAACTAGTGCAAGCCTATATCAATATAGAACAGAACGATAAAGCCATCGAAACAGTCGAACGCAGCAAAGCCCGGGACCTAGTGCAACTGCTCACCAACCGCGACCTTTATCCTAAAGGTAACGTTCCCCAAGGGATAATCACTGAGTTAGATCAACTGCGTCGAAACATTCCATCATTGGAAAAACAGTTACAAGTAGTTTTTGAGAAACTATCAGGAAATAGCGATGACAAACAACAACAGCAACGACAATCTTTAGAGGAGTCACGGAAACAACTACAGCAAGAATTACAGCAGTCGCGACAGCAGCTAGATCAGGTACTAAAGCAAATCAATGATAACTATGACTCCAGTTTCAGTCTAACTCAAACCGTGGAAACTATTCCCTTTAGGGATATTCAGAGCCTGATTGATCCAGGCACCGCTATGATTGAGTGGTATGTTACCAGGGATAATATTCTTACCTTTATTGTCACCAGTCACAATCAGCAACCCATAGTTGTGTCATCCTCTACTGAAAAGCTGGAAAGGTTGGAAAAGTGGGATAAAGACTATACCAATGCCTACCGCGACAACAAAGACCCATGGATAAAAACTCTATCCTCTCGCCTGGAGAAACTCGCTACAATATTAGATATTGATAACATTATTTCTGAGATTGATGGAATATTTGAGAAACAAGGGGGTAAATGCGATCGCTTAATTCTAGTGCCCCATCGTTTCCTGCATCTGTTTCCCCTCCATGCTTTACCGTTATCACAGGGTAATTTACTTATCGACCGCTTTGAAAGAGGGGTAAGTTATGCCCCTAGTAGCCAGTTACTAAAACTAACAAAAGAACAACATCGCCCTAATTTCAATCATCTATTTGCTATCCAAAACCCAACTAGATCTGAAGCAAAACCCTTGCCTGGCTCGAAACTAGAAGTTGAGAAAATCCGACAATACTTTGACCCAAACCACAGTATAGTTCTTGCTGAAGCAGACGCAACAGAAGCCAAACTAAATCAAAATATCAAGCAACTCCGCTCTGCTCACTGTGTCCACTTTTCTTGTCATGGCAAGTTCGAGCCTAAATCTCCCCTAGAATCAGCCCTACTTCTAGCAGATGCAGACCTAACCTTGTATAAAATTTTTAAATTTGACCTCAATCAATGTCGTATTGTCGTCTTTTCTGCCTGCGAAACTGGGATGACCCTTTCAAGTAACGAAGAAGAAGATACTAGCTTACCTAGTGGTTTAGATGAATATATTGGTTTGCCTAGTGGTTTTCTCTATGCAGGTAGCCCTAGCGTTGTCAGCACCCTCTGGACAGTGGATCCTCTAGCCACTGCTTTGTTAGTGATCAAATTCTACAAAAACCTCAAACGACTGCCAACATTAGGAGATGGGGATGTTTCAACCGCCTTAGTTAACGCCCAATTCTGGTTACGAACACTGCACAGTAAAACCTTAGCAAGAATCCAAGAAAGCCAACAATTTCAAGGTTTGATGGCTGAAATATTTGAAAACAATAAGCGCAATCGTCGCAAATTCAATGACTTATTATATGCTGCCATTAACCTACCAGACCGCCAACCTTATCCTTTTGCTAACCCCTATTATTGGGCTGCTTCCGTCGCCATAGGCGCTTAG
- a CDS encoding tetratricopeptide repeat protein, with the protein MDEQRLQAYVNLINQLLNCSSGELVQILESNRELVDTELLQLIPQVAEQLAANGKQDSADFLLSLRSELLKILGISENPTSANASSQDYLKLFKQILQATGNSNGDPKVVYPLLEANLDKLDDNFIDILQRWTSVKFSEAKPETAEYIAKVIGEFSNLIKDFPLGNKANNIEIAIAGCEVVLTVFTSESNPESWAAIHYNLGNSYCERIRHDRALNLEKAIAQYQRALCVYTKSDFPIQWGITQTNLGAAYLYRIHDNRALNLEKAIEAYQLALSVWTQEDFPDEWATTQNNLGNAYLYRIHDNRALNLEKAIEAYQLALSVWTQEDFPIDWAMTQNNLGEAYRNRIRDNIAENLEQAIAAYQLALSVRTKKDFPQDWAETQNNLGNAYSDRIRGDRALNLELAIEAYQRALSVYTKEDFPYEWATTQNNLGTAYSDGIHDNRALNLELAIEAYQLALSVRTKSDFPYEWAQTQNNLGEAYRNRIRDNRALNLEPEGVTCKLKSLLGNTFSRYVTKRYMVFWTDLGRSYQGLSLPLHQSRVNL; encoded by the coding sequence ATGGACGAACAAAGACTACAAGCATACGTCAACCTGATCAACCAACTGCTAAATTGTTCCAGCGGTGAGCTAGTCCAAATTCTTGAGAGCAACCGCGAGTTAGTGGATACAGAGTTATTGCAGCTAATCCCACAAGTAGCAGAACAACTAGCAGCAAATGGTAAGCAAGATAGCGCTGACTTTTTACTCAGTCTCAGGAGTGAGCTTTTAAAAATTCTGGGAATCTCAGAAAATCCTACTTCAGCTAATGCTTCATCCCAAGACTATCTGAAATTATTTAAACAGATATTGCAAGCAACTGGTAACAGCAATGGTGACCCCAAAGTCGTGTACCCACTTTTGGAAGCAAACCTAGACAAACTCGATGATAACTTTATCGATATCCTGCAAAGGTGGACAAGTGTTAAATTCTCAGAAGCGAAACCAGAAACAGCAGAATACATCGCTAAAGTTATTGGAGAATTCAGCAACCTGATCAAGGATTTTCCTCTGGGTAATAAAGCCAATAACATCGAAATCGCCATAGCTGGTTGCGAAGTGGTGCTAACAGTTTTTACCAGTGAAAGTAATCCAGAAAGTTGGGCAGCGATTCACTACAACTTGGGCAATTCCTACTGTGAGAGAATCCGCCACGATAGGGCATTGAATCTCGAAAAAGCCATTGCCCAATACCAACGAGCTTTGTGCGTTTACACCAAATCAGACTTCCCCATCCAGTGGGGAATAACTCAAACTAACCTGGGTGCTGCCTACCTTTACAGAATCCACGACAATAGGGCATTGAATCTGGAAAAAGCAATTGAAGCATACCAACTAGCTTTGTCAGTTTGGACCCAAGAAGACTTCCCCGACGAGTGGGCAACGACTCAAAACAACCTGGGCAATGCCTACCTTTACAGAATCCACGACAATAGGGCATTGAATCTGGAAAAAGCAATTGAAGCATACCAACTAGCTTTGTCAGTTTGGACCCAAGAAGACTTCCCCATCGATTGGGCAATGACTCAAAACAACCTGGGGGAAGCCTACAGAAACAGAATCCGCGATAACATAGCTGAGAATCTAGAACAAGCTATTGCCGCGTACCAACTAGCCTTGTCGGTTCGCACCAAAAAAGACTTCCCCCAAGATTGGGCAGAGACTCAAAACAACCTGGGCAATGCCTACAGTGACAGAATCCGTGGTGACAGGGCATTGAATCTCGAACTGGCCATTGAAGCATACCAACGAGCTTTGTCAGTTTACACCAAAGAAGACTTCCCCTACGAGTGGGCAACAACTCAAAACAACCTGGGCACAGCCTACAGTGACGGAATCCACGACAATAGGGCATTGAATCTAGAACTTGCTATTGAAGCATACCAATTAGCTTTGTCAGTTCGCACCAAATCAGACTTTCCTTACGAGTGGGCACAGACTCAAAACAACCTGGGGGAAGCCTACAGAAACAGAATCCGCGACAACAGGGCATTGAATCTAGAACCTGAGGGGGTGACATGCAAGCTGAAATCCTTACTGGGTAATACGTTCAGCCGATATGTTACAAAAAGATACATGGTGTTTTGGACTGACCTTGGACGTAGTTATCAGGGTTTGAGCTTGCCATTACATCAAAGTAGGGTCAATTTGTGA
- a CDS encoding calcium-binding protein, with product MAVINGDEGNNTLVGTRFDDEINGFDGKDFLFGRSGDDTLNGGGDQDVLLGGLGHDSLNGGGDDDLLFGNQGDDSLDGDTGNDRLFGGSGNDKLMGSFGRDALNGGSGDDTLVGVDIFDEQPGQLERDTLIGGAGKDTFVLGDPFTVYYDDSQVRFIIAPPPTEPPPSYALITDFEPGKDVIQLKGAIEYTLEDVELLNGVSGLGIFFDADGFDGNGSEQLIGIIQSQESLDGLQINIGRAITTIS from the coding sequence ATGGCAGTTATCAACGGTGATGAGGGGAATAATACTCTCGTTGGTACTCGGTTTGACGATGAGATCAATGGTTTTGATGGCAAAGACTTTCTCTTCGGTAGAAGCGGTGATGATACCCTAAATGGAGGGGGTGATCAGGACGTACTCTTGGGCGGACTAGGTCACGATTCCCTCAACGGTGGCGGAGATGATGATTTGCTGTTTGGAAACCAGGGCGATGATAGTCTTGATGGCGATACTGGCAATGACAGACTGTTTGGGGGCAGTGGCAACGATAAGTTAATGGGTAGCTTTGGCAGAGATGCCCTCAACGGTGGCAGTGGCGATGATACCTTAGTTGGTGTGGATATCTTTGACGAACAACCTGGTCAGTTAGAGAGAGATACTCTCATTGGTGGTGCAGGCAAAGATACCTTCGTTCTCGGAGATCCCTTTACAGTTTATTATGATGATAGTCAAGTTCGATTCATCATTGCGCCCCCTCCCACAGAACCCCCTCCAAGCTACGCTTTGATTACTGACTTTGAACCGGGTAAAGATGTTATCCAGCTCAAAGGAGCGATAGAGTATACATTAGAAGATGTTGAGCTTCTTAATGGCGTTTCTGGTCTAGGAATCTTCTTTGATGCTGACGGTTTTGATGGTAACGGTTCTGAGCAACTGATTGGTATTATCCAAAGCCAAGAATCCTTAGATGGCCTGCAAATTAATATTGGTCGGGCAATCACCACTATTTCATGA
- the metH gene encoding methionine synthase, which translates to MNSPFLNHLHSPKRPVIVFDGATGTSLQTQNLTAEDFGGPEYEGCNEYLVHTKPEAVEKVHRGFLEVGADVIETDTFGGTSIVLAEYDLADQAYYLNKAAAELGKRMAAEYSTPEKPRFVAGSMGPGTKLPTLGHIDFDTLKNAYVEQALGLYDGGSDLLIVETCQDVLQIKAALNAIEEVFEKKGARLPLMVSITMEVMGTMLVGSEINAALTILEPYPIDILGLNCATGPEQMKEHIKYLSECSPFVVSCIPNAGLPENVGGHAHYRLTPMELRMALMHFVEDLGVQIIGGCCGTRPAHIEQLAEFAKTLTPKERHPKHEPSAASIYSSQPYEQDNSFLIVGERLNASGSKKCRTMLNAEDWDGLVSLAKSQIREGANVLDVNVDYVGRDGVRDMNELASRLVTNSTLPLMLDSTEWEKMEAGLKVVGGKCILNSTNYEDGEPRFYKVLELAKIYGAGVVIGTIDEDGMARTADKKFEIAKRAYNDAIAYGIPAHELFFDTLALPISTGIEEDRENGKGTIESIRRIREELPGCHVILGVSNISFGLNPAARIVLNSMFLHEAMQAGMDAAIVSASKILPLAKIEPEHQEVCRKLIYDQREFDGDVCTYDPLAELTTLFEGKTTKRDRSQDENLSVEERLKRHIIDGERIGLEEQLEKAREKYPPLEIINTFLLDGMKVVGELFGSGQMQLPFVLQSAQTMKAAVAYLEPYMEKSEAGKNAKGTFIIATVKGDVHDIGKNLVDIILSNNGYEVINLGIKQPVDNIIDAYEKHNADCIAMSGLLVKSTAFMKDNLATFNERGITVPVILGGAALTPKFVHKDCQNTYKGQVVYGKDAFSDLHFMDKLMPAKSAGNWDDIKGFIDEVENGVAVDTLPIDKLQQNGSAVDKLQENGSKDNSQPATPPSTPLDTNRSEGVTLDLERPTPPFWGTKILQPEDISFEEVFWYLDLQALIAGQWQFRKPKDQSREEYNQFLKEKVDPILAKWKEKTLAENLLHPQVVYGYFPCLAEGNSLIIYDPQGMNPEGAKDSKELQEVARFEFPRQRSGKRLCIADFFLPKEFAEAGQFDVFPMQAVTVGDIATEYAKKLFDGDQYTDYLYYHGLAVQMAEALAEWSHARIRRELGFADREPDSIRDVLAQRYQGSRYSFGYPACPNLQDQYKQLDLLECDRIKLYMDESEQLYPEQSTTAIVAYHPIARYFTA; encoded by the coding sequence ATGAATAGCCCTTTTCTCAATCACCTCCATAGCCCAAAGCGCCCGGTTATCGTATTTGATGGGGCAACTGGAACCTCTCTCCAAACCCAAAACCTCACTGCTGAAGACTTTGGTGGACCTGAGTACGAGGGATGTAATGAGTACCTAGTCCATACTAAACCAGAAGCAGTGGAAAAGGTGCATCGGGGCTTCCTGGAGGTGGGAGCAGATGTGATTGAAACCGATACCTTTGGCGGTACCTCGATTGTACTGGCAGAATATGATCTAGCTGACCAAGCCTATTACCTCAATAAAGCTGCTGCGGAACTAGGGAAACGGATGGCAGCGGAATACTCCACTCCAGAAAAACCTAGGTTTGTGGCAGGGTCGATGGGTCCTGGTACTAAACTCCCTACCCTGGGACATATTGATTTTGATACCTTGAAGAACGCCTATGTGGAACAAGCCTTAGGGTTGTATGATGGCGGTTCTGATTTGCTGATCGTGGAAACCTGTCAGGATGTGCTGCAAATTAAGGCAGCCCTGAATGCCATAGAAGAGGTATTTGAAAAAAAAGGGGCAAGACTGCCACTGATGGTATCGATCACTATGGAAGTGATGGGTACTATGCTGGTAGGGTCAGAAATTAATGCGGCGCTAACGATTCTAGAGCCTTACCCGATTGATATCCTTGGTCTTAACTGTGCCACTGGGCCAGAGCAAATGAAGGAACATATCAAATACTTGTCTGAATGTTCCCCATTTGTGGTTTCTTGTATCCCTAATGCTGGATTACCGGAAAATGTCGGAGGGCATGCTCACTACAGGCTTACTCCCATGGAACTGCGGATGGCACTGATGCATTTTGTAGAGGATTTGGGAGTACAAATTATTGGTGGCTGTTGCGGTACTAGGCCAGCTCATATTGAACAGTTAGCAGAATTTGCCAAAACCCTGACCCCGAAGGAGCGACATCCTAAGCATGAACCGTCAGCAGCATCGATTTACAGCTCCCAGCCTTATGAGCAAGATAATTCTTTCCTAATTGTTGGTGAACGGCTCAATGCTAGTGGTTCTAAAAAGTGCCGCACTATGCTAAATGCAGAAGATTGGGATGGATTGGTATCTTTGGCTAAATCCCAAATTAGGGAAGGGGCTAACGTCCTAGATGTTAACGTGGACTATGTGGGACGGGATGGAGTGCGGGATATGAACGAATTGGCCTCCCGTTTAGTCACAAATTCTACCTTACCCCTGATGCTGGACTCCACGGAATGGGAAAAGATGGAGGCTGGCTTAAAGGTAGTTGGGGGTAAGTGTATCCTGAACTCCACTAACTACGAAGATGGGGAACCTAGGTTCTATAAGGTACTGGAGTTAGCTAAAATTTATGGCGCAGGAGTGGTAATTGGTACTATCGATGAAGATGGTATGGCGCGGACAGCGGATAAGAAGTTTGAAATTGCTAAACGTGCTTATAACGATGCGATCGCATATGGTATCCCAGCTCATGAACTCTTCTTTGATACGCTAGCGTTACCAATTTCCACAGGAATTGAGGAAGACCGGGAAAACGGCAAAGGGACAATCGAATCCATTCGTCGGATTCGGGAAGAATTGCCTGGGTGTCATGTTATCCTGGGTGTTTCTAATATTTCCTTCGGACTAAACCCAGCAGCTCGAATTGTGCTTAATTCCATGTTCTTGCACGAAGCAATGCAAGCGGGGATGGATGCAGCAATTGTCAGTGCTAGTAAGATTTTACCCTTAGCCAAGATTGAGCCAGAGCATCAAGAGGTTTGTCGAAAACTGATTTATGATCAGCGGGAGTTTGATGGGGATGTGTGTACCTATGACCCCTTGGCCGAGCTGACTACCCTGTTTGAAGGCAAAACTACAAAACGCGATCGCTCCCAGGATGAAAACCTATCGGTAGAAGAGCGGCTCAAGCGTCATATTATTGATGGGGAACGGATTGGTTTAGAAGAACAACTGGAGAAAGCCCGAGAAAAATATCCTCCCCTGGAGATTATCAATACCTTTTTGCTCGACGGTATGAAAGTGGTAGGAGAACTATTTGGTTCTGGGCAAATGCAGCTGCCGTTTGTATTACAATCTGCTCAAACCATGAAGGCAGCAGTGGCTTATTTAGAGCCATATATGGAAAAATCTGAAGCAGGTAAGAATGCTAAAGGTACCTTCATAATTGCTACGGTGAAAGGAGATGTTCACGATATTGGCAAGAATTTAGTCGATATCATCTTGTCCAACAATGGCTACGAAGTGATAAACTTGGGGATTAAACAGCCAGTGGACAATATTATTGATGCTTATGAAAAGCACAATGCTGACTGTATTGCCATGAGTGGACTACTGGTGAAGTCTACCGCTTTTATGAAGGATAATCTGGCAACCTTTAATGAGCGGGGAATTACGGTACCAGTTATTCTAGGGGGTGCTGCCCTAACACCAAAGTTTGTCCATAAGGACTGCCAGAATACCTACAAAGGTCAGGTGGTTTATGGTAAAGATGCCTTTTCTGACCTCCATTTCATGGATAAGTTAATGCCAGCAAAATCAGCTGGTAACTGGGATGATATCAAAGGCTTTATCGATGAGGTAGAGAATGGTGTAGCCGTTGACACCTTACCCATTGACAAGTTGCAACAGAATGGTTCAGCGGTTGACAAGTTGCAGGAGAATGGTTCAAAAGACAACTCTCAACCAGCAACTCCCCCTTCAACTCCCCTAGATACTAATCGTTCGGAAGGGGTAACCTTGGATCTTGAGCGTCCAACACCGCCATTCTGGGGAACCAAGATACTCCAGCCAGAAGATATTTCCTTCGAGGAAGTCTTTTGGTATCTGGATTTGCAGGCGTTGATTGCTGGACAATGGCAGTTTCGGAAGCCAAAGGACCAGTCGAGGGAAGAGTATAATCAGTTTTTGAAGGAAAAGGTTGACCCAATTCTGGCGAAATGGAAGGAAAAAACTCTTGCTGAGAACTTGTTACATCCCCAGGTGGTGTATGGATATTTTCCCTGTTTAGCTGAGGGGAATTCCTTGATAATTTATGATCCCCAAGGGATGAATCCCGAAGGCGCTAAAGACTCGAAGGAATTGCAAGAGGTGGCACGATTTGAGTTTCCTCGGCAACGGTCTGGTAAGCGTTTGTGTATAGCGGATTTCTTTTTACCGAAGGAGTTTGCAGAAGCCGGTCAATTCGATGTGTTCCCAATGCAGGCGGTAACTGTAGGGGATATTGCCACAGAGTACGCTAAGAAATTATTTGATGGTGATCAATATACCGATTATTTGTATTACCACGGATTGGCGGTACAAATGGCTGAAGCCTTGGCAGAGTGGAGTCATGCTCGGATTCGTCGGGAGTTAGGGTTCGCAGATCGAGAACCCGATAGCATTCGGGATGTGTTGGCTCAGCGCTATCAAGGTTCACGGTATAGTTTTGGCTATCCCGCTTGTCCAAATCTCCAGGATCAGTACAAGCAGTTGGATTTGTTGGAATGCGATCGCATCAAGTTATATATGGATGAGAGTGAGCAGTTGTACCCAGAGCAATCTACGACAGCAATTGTAGCTTATCACCCAATCGCTAGATATTTTACTGCTTGA
- a CDS encoding DUF4437 domain-containing protein: MTSEVKWEQLNPARGDKSPQAGTLWGDRTGPGAAGFLLKPADGFKSPPHIHNIAYRGVVISGLIHNGHPNAEEIYMPGSSFWTQPAGGVHITAAKGNNSLAYIEVEDSFGVLPAEKAFHSEEKPINVDASNIVWIDQPRMPASANGPKLAFLWGNPQDDQLNGTLVKLPAKFTGKILSHGSTFRAVVIQGQAQYQVPSETDVKTLVPGSYFSSKGESEHQVSSKTGEESIIYIRTDGKFEVI; encoded by the coding sequence TTGACCTCCGAAGTCAAATGGGAGCAACTCAACCCCGCTCGCGGTGACAAGAGCCCGCAGGCTGGTACTCTTTGGGGCGATCGTACTGGCCCTGGAGCAGCAGGCTTTCTTCTTAAGCCAGCAGACGGCTTCAAGTCACCACCTCATATTCACAATATCGCCTACCGAGGAGTGGTCATTAGTGGCCTCATTCACAACGGTCATCCTAATGCGGAGGAAATTTATATGCCTGGGAGTTCTTTCTGGACGCAGCCAGCCGGAGGTGTGCATATTACCGCTGCCAAGGGTAATAACAGTCTAGCGTACATAGAGGTTGAGGATTCATTTGGAGTCCTTCCTGCAGAGAAGGCGTTTCATAGCGAAGAGAAGCCGATTAATGTGGACGCATCGAACATCGTTTGGATCGATCAGCCCAGAATGCCAGCCTCTGCCAATGGACCAAAGCTAGCCTTTCTTTGGGGCAACCCTCAGGACGATCAGTTGAACGGAACCCTTGTCAAGCTACCGGCTAAATTTACTGGAAAGATACTTAGCCACGGCTCAACCTTTCGTGCTGTAGTAATCCAAGGTCAAGCACAGTACCAAGTGCCGAGTGAGACCGACGTCAAGACCTTGGTGCCGGGCAGTTATTTCAGCTCGAAGGGAGAGTCGGAGCATCAGGTCTCGTCTAAAACGGGAGAGGAGAGCATCATCTATATACGCACGGATGGCAAGTTCGAGGTCATTTAG
- a CDS encoding BrnT family toxin, whose protein sequence is MNQLVFEWDNEKNRINKKKHGVSFEEAKSVFYDEKAIQFWDEDHSEIEDRFLLLGISSKMRILLIIHCYREQESVIRIISARKATKNESKHYRG, encoded by the coding sequence ATGAATCAATTAGTTTTTGAGTGGGATAACGAAAAGAATCGAATCAATAAAAAAAAGCATGGTGTTTCATTTGAAGAAGCAAAATCGGTTTTTTATGATGAGAAGGCAATCCAGTTTTGGGACGAAGATCATTCTGAGATAGAAGACCGATTTTTACTCCTAGGCATAAGCTCGAAAATGCGAATCTTACTGATTATTCATTGTTACCGAGAGCAGGAATCAGTAATCAGAATCATTTCAGCCCGCAAAGCCACCAAAAATGAAAGTAAACACTATCGAGGATAA
- a CDS encoding antitoxin — translation MKPEYDLANMKSRPNPYANKLKQPVTLPLRIDVIEYFEAKAQEKGISYQELINLYLQDCVVSKRELSFE, via the coding sequence ATGAAACCAGAATATGACCTTGCCAATATGAAAAGCCGCCCCAATCCTTATGCCAATAAATTAAAGCAACCAGTAACTTTGCCTTTGAGGATTGATGTAATAGAATATTTTGAAGCCAAGGCGCAAGAAAAAGGAATTTCTTACCAAGAATTAATCAATTTATACCTTCAGGATTGTGTTGTCAGTAAACGAGAACTATCGTTTGAGTAG